The following coding sequences lie in one Bacteroidota bacterium genomic window:
- a CDS encoding acyl carrier protein, whose amino-acid sequence MSEVREKVIAIIVDKLGVEPSEITNEASFTADLGADSLDTVELIMEFEKEFNIAIPDDQAEKIGTVGDAIKFIEEKLGK is encoded by the coding sequence ATGTCAGAAGTAAGAGAAAAAGTCATTGCTATCATCGTTGACAAGCTCGGCGTTGAACCTTCGGAAATTACCAACGAAGCCAGCTTCACAGCTGATCTGGGTGCCGACTCGCTCGACACTGTTGAGCTCATCATGGAGTTCGAAAAAGAGTTCAACATTGCCATTCCGGACGATCAGGCCGAGAAGATTGGCACGGTAGGCGATGCCATCAAGTTTATTGAAGAAAAGTTGGGCAAATAA
- the fabF gene encoding beta-ketoacyl-ACP synthase II has translation MELKRVVVTGIGAVTPIGNNAPAYWEGLVNGANGAAEITRFDSSKFKTRFACEVKNFDPLAYFDRKEVRKYDLYALFGIVAADEALADSGLLEGNTDRDEVGVIWSSGIGGLITFFDEVSAFAKGDGTPRFNPFFIPKMIADITAGHISIKHGLRGPNFATVSACASSANSLVDAFNYIRLGKAVAFVAGGSEASINEAGVGGFNAMHALSTRNDDPLTASRPFDKDRDGFVIGEGGGGIILEELEHALARGAKIYAEVGGAGLSADANHMTSPHPEGLGAMLSMKRALDDAGLQITDIQHINTHGTSTPLGDIAETKAIRALFGDHAPSISINSTKSMTGHLLGGAGVIEAIATLLAVKNDIVPPTINHFTDDPEIDNTLDFTFGKARHRQVNAALTNTFGFGGHNVSIILKKYVP, from the coding sequence ATGGAGCTTAAGCGAGTAGTCGTCACCGGCATAGGTGCCGTAACCCCGATTGGCAACAATGCGCCTGCCTATTGGGAGGGATTGGTCAATGGAGCGAACGGCGCAGCTGAAATCACCCGGTTTGACTCCTCCAAGTTCAAAACCCGTTTTGCCTGCGAAGTAAAAAACTTCGACCCCCTTGCCTATTTCGACCGTAAAGAAGTTCGCAAATATGACCTTTATGCCCTGTTCGGTATTGTGGCTGCCGATGAAGCTCTGGCCGACTCGGGTTTGCTCGAAGGCAATACCGACAGGGACGAGGTAGGCGTTATCTGGTCGTCGGGCATTGGTGGGCTGATCACCTTTTTCGATGAGGTCAGCGCATTTGCCAAAGGCGATGGTACCCCGCGTTTTAATCCCTTCTTCATACCGAAGATGATTGCCGACATTACGGCAGGCCACATCAGCATCAAGCACGGATTGCGCGGACCAAACTTTGCCACAGTATCAGCCTGTGCTTCATCGGCCAACAGCCTGGTTGACGCTTTCAACTACATCAGGCTCGGCAAAGCAGTAGCTTTTGTTGCCGGAGGTTCCGAAGCCTCAATCAACGAAGCCGGGGTGGGCGGCTTCAATGCCATGCATGCCCTATCGACCCGCAACGATGATCCGCTGACCGCCAGCCGGCCGTTCGACAAAGACCGCGACGGTTTTGTCATTGGCGAAGGTGGCGGAGGCATTATCCTCGAAGAACTCGAACACGCACTTGCGCGCGGTGCAAAAATTTATGCCGAAGTGGGCGGTGCCGGACTCTCGGCCGATGCCAACCACATGACCTCACCCCATCCCGAAGGATTGGGCGCCATGCTGAGCATGAAGCGCGCACTGGACGATGCCGGATTGCAAATCACCGATATTCAGCACATTAATACCCACGGCACCTCAACCCCGCTGGGCGATATCGCCGAAACCAAAGCCATCCGCGCCCTGTTTGGTGACCATGCTCCAAGCATTAGCATCAACTCCACCAAGTCGATGACTGGTCACCTGCTTGGAGGCGCAGGCGTAATCGAGGCCATCGCCACCTTGCTGGCAGTTAAAAACGACATCGTTCCCCCCACCATCAACCACTTCACCGACGACCCCGAAATCGACAACACCCTCGATTTTACCTTTGGCAAAGCCAGACATCGCCAGGTGAACGCTGCCCTGACCAACACCTTTGGTTTTGGAGGCCACAACGTATCCATCATCCTGAAAAAATACGTGCCCTGA